The following nucleotide sequence is from Syntrophorhabdaceae bacterium.
CTTCCCCTTGTCCCTTACGCGGATACGTTGATGCTCACGAGAGGCATTCTGAGAAGTGTCGTGCCGCCGTCAACCTCGAAAGCTATAGTCCTCAGGGTGTCCGGAGGCGCGAGCATCCTGAAGGAGCTTTCCAATGAGGACATCGCCGTAGACATCGAGGAGTCCATACGCCTCAATGTGTGCGCCATGGCGGTGCAGGTTTTTATCGGCGGTGAATATGAAAAGCAGTCCATCATCAACATGACGAGAATGGTCGATATCGGGAACCGTTATGGCATCCCGACGCTGGCAGTGACCGCAGTGGGCAAGGACATGGCACGCGACGCCAAGTATTTCCAGCTTGCCTGCCGTATCTGTGCGGAGCTTGGCGCCCATTATATCAAGACGTATTACGTGGAAAAGGATTTCGACACCGTCACCGCATCCTGTCCTGTGCCCATCGTCATGGCAGGCGGCAAGAAGATACCCGAGCTCGACGCGTTGACCATGGCTTACAATGCGGTGCAGCAGGGCGCCTCCGGCGTGGACATGGGGCGGAATATCTTCCAGTCCGATGCACCCATTGCCATGATCCAGGCAGTAAACGCCGTCGTTCATGAGAACATGACCCCGGCTGCGGCTCTCGACCTCTATAAGAGCCTG
It contains:
- the lsrF gene encoding 3-hydroxy-5-phosphonooxypentane-2,4-dione thiolase, giving the protein MADTDGMKEAKNFYTDRPQECEGFFLKGSNSLDWGIKNRLARIFNPVSGRTVMLAIDHGYFQGPTTGLERVDINILPLVPYADTLMLTRGILRSVVPPSTSKAIVLRVSGGASILKELSNEDIAVDIEESIRLNVCAMAVQVFIGGEYEKQSIINMTRMVDIGNRYGIPTLAVTAVGKDMARDAKYFQLACRICAELGAHYIKTYYVEKDFDTVTASCPVPIVMAGGKKIPELDALTMAYNAVQQGASGVDMGRNIFQSDAPIAMIQAVNAVVHENMTPAAALDLYKSLKNKG